The Methanoregula sp. UBA64 genome contains the following window.
GAGCTCGATCAGCCAGATCTGGCTGCGCGGGTCAAGGCCCCCGGTAGGTTCGTCAAGGAGCAGGACATCGGGATTTGTCGACAGGATCGCGGCAATGCAGACCTTCTTTTTCTCGCCACCGCTCAACATGTGAGGCGCCCGGTCGCGGAGGTTCTCGATACCGAGCATGGCGATAACCTCTTCGGTGCGCTTCTGCACTTCCTCGGGGGGCAGGTCCAGCTGGAGCGGACCAAAGGCAATCTCGTCAAAGACCGTTGACGAGAAGAGCTGGATATCCGGGTTCTGGAACAAAAATCCTACTTTTTTCCGGAACGACCGGTTGAATTCATTGTCCTCAAGGGTGTCGAACATCTCTTCCTTTACCAGGTTCCCGAATGCGTAAAATTCTCCCGAGGTGGGGTACGTCAGTGCATTCAGGATCGAAAGAAGCGTAGATTTCCCGCTCCCGTTCGCCCCGAGGATAGCGACCTGCTCACCGGCTCGGACTGAAAGGGTCACTCCCTTCAGTGCTTTAAACCGTCTCAGGTACGTATAGGAAACGTCACGCAGATCGAAGATGGGTTCCATGAGAAGCCTCGTATTTTTTTTTTAGTTAAATCCGTATCAGGTTCTGGGACGCAAGCATCAGGAATATACTGAGCGCCACCACACTCACGCACGCCACATAGTCCCTTCGGTGTATCGAGTACCGGTGCATAATTTTGATGTCGCCGTTAAATCCCCGTGACATCATAGCCCCGTGTACCTTCTCGCTCATATTAAGTGATTTTATCAGCGTATAGCCGACACGGCCCCCCACCCATTTCTGTTCTTCTATCAGCGGCAGGGTCTTGATCGACCGGCTTTTTTTTGCCGTATAAAAGCCCCGGACCATATCGGTGAAGAGGAAGATGTACCGGTAGCACATGTCCAGCGTAAGGACATAGACCTTGGGGACTTTGAGCGAGCGGAGGGATTTGAAGAGAAGATCCCGGGGTGTGGTGAGGAACAGGAGGACGGCTGCCGATACGCAGGTTGCAACCCGCAGGACAAAAAGGATGGCGAGCATCACACCCTGGTACGTGATGGTGATGACCGGCGGCAGCGCAAACGGCCCGAAATGTGCATCCGGGCCTAACGTTGCAACCGTGATCAGCGTATCGCCGGGCATAAAGACGTTGAACATGATCGGGATCATGATGATTCCGGCAAAGATCGGGATGAAGACCCAGACCCGTTTCAGGAAAAAACCCAGTTCTATCCTGCTTGCCCAGGCAAAGAAGAGTGTCAGCACGTACACGATGGCAAGGAGCCGGATATCGCGCGTCATTGCGATGGCAAAAATGAGGACAACCATCGAGACCAGTTTTACCCGGGGGTCCAGGCTTTGCAGCAGGCCTTTGCGTTTGGCAATGCTGTCGTTAACCAGGCATTCCTCAAAGAAGGTGAAGATGTCAGAGATCGCCTTCTGGACAAAACTTTTCTTTTTGCCAAAACTTGCCGTGCAGCAGGGACAGGGGCCGGCTTCGATCTTCTGCATCCATTCCGGTATCATGGGATCTCTCATCCTGGAGCGCCCGGTGGTTTAAAAAAAGCAGGAACGGATTGCTTCCTGAGCGCCGGGCATTATTACGGTTACGATATATTGTGATATCCAGTAGTTAAAAAGTATTGGTATTTGCGATTCTGTCTGATCTGTTCAGCGGATTGCGATACAAGATATTCCGGAAACGAGCGGGAACGAATAATTACGGATATATTATTTATTGAATTTACTATCCCTGCCAGAAGAACGGCTGATTGTCCCGATTCAGTAAAAAATCACTCAAATGCAGAATCCCTGCACGTATTCAGGCCGCTCACGTAATAAAAAAGACAAACATAACCACGGTAGCAATCAGGAGAATGATACTGTGCTTGAAGCCGGAAAGGATACTGTTAGATGAGAACTGGCCGGCCATGACCCCGGAGAATGCCCCGAGGATGATCCCGATCCGGAACATCTCCGTGGTGTTGCCGGCAATATCCATGGTCACGTTCTGGCCCTTGAAACTGGCAAGGAACGGGACATTGAGCTGGTATGCAGTATAAAGGTAGATCCCGAACGAAAGGTAGATGATCATCACGTACACGATGGTGGTGTTCTCCCGTTCGCTCTTGAGCTTGAGATAATGCTCGAAATCGGTGATGGCTATCATGAATATCTGGCGCAGGTTCGTGGTGATCTCGCTGGCCCGGACCAAGAGGGAGATCGCACGTTTGACCGAGACCAGGCCGATACGCTCTTCCATGCGCACCAGTGCCGAGTTCACGTTGGTCCCGGCCCGGATATCCCGGGACGCGCTGGACAGTTCGGAACTGAGCAGCCCCAGTTTTGCTCCTGAGATCCGGTGAATGGCGTCCTGGATGGTAAGACCGATATCCTTCATATCCGAAAGTTCGCGCAGGAATTCCGGCAGGTGGGCTTCAACGTTTCGTACATACCAGCGCCGGCCTTCGTAGGCAACGGCCACGGGCGCCATGAAACCGATGATGAGCAGGCAGATCACCGATTCAAAGACATTATGCGGGAAGATACCGTCAAATATTCCCATTATCCAGAAAAGGACAAGGATGCAGTCGATAATCCCCCCCGCAATGATACTGTAATCATAGGTTTTAATGTAGGCCTGCAGAGGATGGCGGATAATATTGTAAATGCGGTTCCGTTCCTTCTGTGCCTTGATCCGTTTAAAAAAGGTCTCATCGTCACGAGTTTTTTCCGGGGAATCTGCAACAGATTTTTCAGGAATGGAAGAGCCGAAATCGTATTCGGCGATCTCCTTGTGGCTGACTTCCAGGTTCTCCGGGGGGAGCATGATGGAAAGAAGCCAGATCATCACGATTGCACCGGCCGGGATCATGATATACATCAGGGGAAGGATCCAGTCCATGCCGCTCTGGTTGGTCATGCCCTGCGCAACGATCATGATGATGAGCGCTATGGGCCCGGCCACGAAGGCAGAGACATAGACCTCCGCCATGATCTCGATGGTCTTTAACACAAGCTCCAGTTCCCGTTTTGCCTGCTCCCGGTAAAACTCGGTCTTTGCCGCAAGATAGGATGATACATCGCCCCCGCTGTCAAAGACAATCCCCAGATCGTTTAAGAAATCCCGGAGATTATTCGAAGGCGTGACATGCTGGAGATCCCGCATGGCCGAGATCAGGTCGTCGCCAAATACCTCGACATTTCGGACAATCACCCCGAACTCCTTGGATACTTCCCCGAACATGTCCTGTTCCTCGTACACCTTGCGGATCATCTCGAACGGGGGCATGGTCGTGGAGAGGGCCTGCATAAACGAGATCGCGTACGGCAGATCCAGTTCGATCTTGCTCTTGCGTCCCTGGGCAACAATTGCCGGGTGATAGATCTGGATCACGTAGATTCCCGGGACCAGTATGCAGAAGAGCAGCAGCCAGAAGATGAGGTCGCTGGTAGTAAACGGCCCGAGATTGAGAGTAAATCCCGAGACCGAGAAAAATACCAGAAGTACCCCGTAGACTGCAAGCGATGCAACAAGATTGATATGAATGGAATGAAGGTAGGTTTCCAGGGTTACCGGCATATGGGCGGCACGCAGGGACTTTCGCAGGTCCGCGCCAAACGAGATCGTTTCGTACGAGGAGATCCGCTCTTCGAGCCGGGCGAGCGGGGGAAAAGAGAGACCCCTCATGGTCAGTCACTCATGTTGTGAATCGCGTTTGCAAGATCCTGGATATCCGGCGGCCGGACTTCGATGGCCCAGGTAAAGAACTCCTGACGTTTCTGGAGCTGCCGGGATACTTCCTCGTCAGACCATCCGCGATGGGCTGCGATATCGGCAAGCACCCGGGATTTTTCGGTTTTCTTAAGGAAGGTATCGCTCTCCATATCCCATTCATAGAGAGGATACGACTGGATCTCCCCGTTTTTGTCCACTTCGATCTCGTTAATAGAAACACAGCGCCGTATACGTGTGTTCCCGAACGAGTAGAGCGACTGGATGACAATCAGGTTGAGCGCCGTAAACATGACCGGCGATACGTTGATCGGATCGTGGGTAAGCCGGTTGACCGCTTCCTGGACACTGCCGGCATGGATGGTCGAGAGCGTGGCATGGCCGGTATTCATGGCCTGGAAGAGTGTCTGGGCTTCGCGCCCCCGCACTTCTCCCACTATGATGTACTCCGGCCGCTGCCGCATGCAGGCTTTCAGTAATGAGAAAAGGTCGATATCGTCCCCTTTGACTCCGCTTGAAGTGAGTTCGCGGGTCTGGGTAGGCAGCCAGTTCTTGTGAGGAAGCTGGATCTCACGGGTATCTTCCAGCGACACAATCTTTGCATTCTGCGGGATGAAGATCGAGACCGCGTTCATGGTCGAGGTCTTGCCGCTCGCAGTGCCTCCTGCAATGATCATGCTCTTGTGATGCTCGATCGCAAGCCAGAGGAAAGCAAGGATCTCGGAGTTATATGTTTTGAGACTGAGCAGATCGAGCGGGGTCATGGGCTCTTCGCGGAACTTGCGGATGGTAAACGAGCTCCCCTTGGTGGAGACTACCTCGCTGTAGGTGAGCTGGATACGTGCCCCATCGGGAAGCGTGGCATCGACCATCGGGTTCGAGAGAGAGACCTGCTTGTTTGCTTTCTGTGCAAGTTTTAACACGAACTGGTTGAGTTCCCCTTCAGAGAATACCACGCTTGTCGGGAGGCTGCCGTAAACCCGATGGAAGATAAAGACCGGAAGCTCCTGGCCGTTGCAGCTCATATCTTCAATCGCAGAATCGTGCATCAGGACATCGAGCGGGCCATACCCGGAAAGATCGCGCCTGAGGTAATAGTAAAGGATGCCCAGCCGCTCGTCAGTCAGTGCCGGGTCGAACTGGCGAAAGATGGGATAGATGGTATCGGGATTGATGTGCTTGTCCACCGTATTTTCCGGATCGTCATAGATGATCACGTCACGGAGCCTGCCATAGGTCTCCTGGAGGATGATCTTTTCCCGGGCGGTGATGGCAGGTTCGATGATCACATACGTGAATCCGGCATTCCCCTGCCGTACGATCTTAACCGATGAAAAGGGGGGCGTCACCGGGTATTTCGTGAGCAGGCCATGCTCGGGTTTCTCCGAAGCGTCCGGATCGGCAGAAGCCACCGTCATATCCGGCTGTACCGGTTCCGGTCTTTCTGTCGGGGGAACATATTCAGGTTCCGGAAAGACCGGGGATGGGGATTCAGCAGCCGGAACAACCGACCGGGGGAAAAATCGTGTTTTTGCCGCTGCAATCCCGGTTATTAAGGTGGCAAGCGAAACCACCGAAAGGACGATTACCAAAAAAAGCGGCATATCCACCAAAAGAACCAGGGTGCCGGTTACAAGGGCGATACAAAAGACGCCATAAAAGAGAGCCTCACCGGTCTGTCCGGGCCGGGTAAGTGCAGACATCAGTTTCCGGAACGGCACCTGATACTTCTCCGGTACAATGCCGGATACGGTGAATTTTGCGGTAGCGCGGGGCGGATTCTCCCGGGGTGCTGATTCATCATGGGGGACACTTCCGGTATCACTATGGAAGACCCGGGACAGGCGCGATGAAATGCTGCCCTGAAACAGGACCAATACCCCGATAATTCCCCAGATAAGTGTCAGTGATCTTCCCCCTGCTTGTCAATAACGATCGAACGGGTGCCAGGTTGTTTAAGGTGGCGCACATGGGTGAAAAGTGCGTATATACAACAGATATACACATTTCACGTAACCGATAAAATAGTATTCGATCCTACCCCCCGAATTTGTTCATTTTTTTTAATTTACATAATCAATTAGTCAAAATTTTATAATTAATAGATCCCGGTATTTTTTATACTCTTTGTTAAAATTCGTATTACATTATCTTACACAAATTTGATGATATATCCTTTGTTAATCAATTCAAACTGAATTCAGGTACCAATTGTCGTAAACAACTAAAAAAGTTCTTTCTCATGAAACCCCGGTTTTACTAAAAAAATACCGTTGTTCTGCAAACAATCAAAAAAGGAAAACCGGCAGATCAATTCCTGCCTCTCTGTTTGTAAGGCGGGTGAACGATGGCCCCAGGAGAGGTGTCGATGGTCTTTGTAAAAAAGGGCTGACATCCCCCAAAATTAAAAAAAATGTTGTTTCCCGAATTGGAAAATCCTTACAGCTTCTTTAACGCCTGCACTAACTTCCCGACGGTTTCCTGTGCATCGCCGTAGAGCATTCTCGTGTTGTCCCGGTAGAACAGGTCGTTTTCTATACCGGCAAAACCCCTGCCCTGCCCGCGTT
Protein-coding sequences here:
- a CDS encoding energy-coupling factor ABC transporter ATP-binding protein; the encoded protein is MTLSVRAGEQVAILGANGSGKSTLLSILNALTYPTSGEFYAFGNLVKEEMFDTLEDNEFNRSFRKKVGFLFQNPDIQLFSSTVFDEIAFGPLQLDLPPEEVQKRTEEVIAMLGIENLRDRAPHMLSGGEKKKVCIAAILSTNPDVLLLDEPTGGLDPRSQIWLIELIQELAKCGKTIITATHDLDIVEQISTRAIVVGEDHTIHVDSDCASVMGNLDLLMEANLIHRHMHRHGKLLHEHLHAHSKEHDHMHGPGVV
- the cbiQ gene encoding cobalt ECF transporter T component CbiQ — protein: MIPEWMQKIEAGPCPCCTASFGKKKSFVQKAISDIFTFFEECLVNDSIAKRKGLLQSLDPRVKLVSMVVLIFAIAMTRDIRLLAIVYVLTLFFAWASRIELGFFLKRVWVFIPIFAGIIMIPIMFNVFMPGDTLITVATLGPDAHFGPFALPPVITITYQGVMLAILFVLRVATCVSAAVLLFLTTPRDLLFKSLRSLKVPKVYVLTLDMCYRYIFLFTDMVRGFYTAKKSRSIKTLPLIEEQKWVGGRVGYTLIKSLNMSEKVHGAMMSRGFNGDIKIMHRYSIHRRDYVACVSVVALSIFLMLASQNLIRI
- a CDS encoding type II secretion system F family protein, which translates into the protein MRGLSFPPLARLEERISSYETISFGADLRKSLRAAHMPVTLETYLHSIHINLVASLAVYGVLLVFFSVSGFTLNLGPFTTSDLIFWLLLFCILVPGIYVIQIYHPAIVAQGRKSKIELDLPYAISFMQALSTTMPPFEMIRKVYEEQDMFGEVSKEFGVIVRNVEVFGDDLISAMRDLQHVTPSNNLRDFLNDLGIVFDSGGDVSSYLAAKTEFYREQAKRELELVLKTIEIMAEVYVSAFVAGPIALIIMIVAQGMTNQSGMDWILPLMYIMIPAGAIVMIWLLSIMLPPENLEVSHKEIAEYDFGSSIPEKSVADSPEKTRDDETFFKRIKAQKERNRIYNIIRHPLQAYIKTYDYSIIAGGIIDCILVLFWIMGIFDGIFPHNVFESVICLLIIGFMAPVAVAYEGRRWYVRNVEAHLPEFLRELSDMKDIGLTIQDAIHRISGAKLGLLSSELSSASRDIRAGTNVNSALVRMEERIGLVSVKRAISLLVRASEITTNLRQIFMIAITDFEHYLKLKSERENTTIVYVMIIYLSFGIYLYTAYQLNVPFLASFKGQNVTMDIAGNTTEMFRIGIILGAFSGVMAGQFSSNSILSGFKHSIILLIATVVMFVFFIT
- a CDS encoding type II/IV secretion system ATPase subunit — translated: MSALTRPGQTGEALFYGVFCIALVTGTLVLLVDMPLFLVIVLSVVSLATLITGIAAAKTRFFPRSVVPAAESPSPVFPEPEYVPPTERPEPVQPDMTVASADPDASEKPEHGLLTKYPVTPPFSSVKIVRQGNAGFTYVIIEPAITAREKIILQETYGRLRDVIIYDDPENTVDKHINPDTIYPIFRQFDPALTDERLGILYYYLRRDLSGYGPLDVLMHDSAIEDMSCNGQELPVFIFHRVYGSLPTSVVFSEGELNQFVLKLAQKANKQVSLSNPMVDATLPDGARIQLTYSEVVSTKGSSFTIRKFREEPMTPLDLLSLKTYNSEILAFLWLAIEHHKSMIIAGGTASGKTSTMNAVSIFIPQNAKIVSLEDTREIQLPHKNWLPTQTRELTSSGVKGDDIDLFSLLKACMRQRPEYIIVGEVRGREAQTLFQAMNTGHATLSTIHAGSVQEAVNRLTHDPINVSPVMFTALNLIVIQSLYSFGNTRIRRCVSINEIEVDKNGEIQSYPLYEWDMESDTFLKKTEKSRVLADIAAHRGWSDEEVSRQLQKRQEFFTWAIEVRPPDIQDLANAIHNMSD